A genomic stretch from Ovis canadensis isolate MfBH-ARS-UI-01 breed Bighorn chromosome 5, ARS-UI_OviCan_v2, whole genome shotgun sequence includes:
- the LOC138440216 gene encoding CD209 antigen-like protein C isoform X1, producing the protein MAEMYEHKEPDDSEEETFGGQRLAERRPRLLHSLRSLPECLTWAPLLLLLLLFVSLGFFTLQLTTLVQVSRIQCLQRDSGDHENNSLDKWLDTRFRSLTEVAQKQMQSNLEEILQRLTRMNATLAGLCHPCPQNWEFFGGSCYFFSWTQSDWRSAVSACLLTGAHLVIINSTEEEKFLNFWYARNNKPTWIGLSDHHSEGSWRWVDDSPVQLSFWKKGEPNNHGDEDCVELHNDGWNDGRCVTENPWICEKPSAPCPDL; encoded by the exons ATGGCAGAGATGTATGAACACAAGGAGCCAGATGACTCTG AGGAAGAGACATTTGGGGGCCAGAGACTGGCTGAGAGACGCCCTCGACTGCTACACAGTTTGAGGAGCTTGCCAG AGTGTCTGACCTGGGCCCCTCTGCTTCTCCTGCTGCTCCTCTTCGTCTCACTGGGTTTCTTCACGCTCCAGCTGACCACTCTGGTTCAAG TTTCCAGGATCCAGTGTCTGCAGAGAGATTCGGGAGACCATGAGAACAACAGCCTGGATAAATGGCTGGACACCAGGTTCCGGAGTCTGA CTGAAGTTGCACAGAAGCAGATGCAATCAAACCTGGAGGAGATCCTACAGCGCCTGACCCGGATGAATGCCACACTGG CTGGCCTGTGCCATCCTTGTCCTCAGAACTGGGAGTTCTTTGGCGGAAGCTGCTACTTCTTCTCCTGGACCCAGAGTGACTGGAGATCTGCTGTCTCTGCCTGTCTGCTTACTGGGGCCCACCTAGTTATCATCAACAGTACTGAGGAGGAG AAATTCCTGAACTTTTGGTATGCCAGAAATAATAAACCCACCTGGATCGGCCtcagtgaccaccacagtgagggtTCCTGGCGGTGGGTGGATGACAGTCCTGTCCAGCTCAG CTTCTGGAAAAAAGGGGAGCCCAACAACCACGGAGATGAGGACTGTGTGGAACTGCACAACGATGGCTGGAATGATGGCAGATGTGTTACAGAAAACCCCTGGATCTGTGAGAAGCCCTCGGCTCCCTGCCCAGACCTCTGA
- the LOC138440216 gene encoding CD209 antigen-like protein 2 isoform X2 — protein MAEMYEHKEPDDSEEETFGGQRLAERRPRLLHSLRSLPECLTWAPLLLLLLLFVSLGFFTLQLTTLVQAEVAQKQMQSNLEEILQRLTRMNATLAGLCHPCPQNWEFFGGSCYFFSWTQSDWRSAVSACLLTGAHLVIINSTEEEKFLNFWYARNNKPTWIGLSDHHSEGSWRWVDDSPVQLSFWKKGEPNNHGDEDCVELHNDGWNDGRCVTENPWICEKPSAPCPDL, from the exons ATGGCAGAGATGTATGAACACAAGGAGCCAGATGACTCTG AGGAAGAGACATTTGGGGGCCAGAGACTGGCTGAGAGACGCCCTCGACTGCTACACAGTTTGAGGAGCTTGCCAG AGTGTCTGACCTGGGCCCCTCTGCTTCTCCTGCTGCTCCTCTTCGTCTCACTGGGTTTCTTCACGCTCCAGCTGACCACTCTGGTTCAAG CTGAAGTTGCACAGAAGCAGATGCAATCAAACCTGGAGGAGATCCTACAGCGCCTGACCCGGATGAATGCCACACTGG CTGGCCTGTGCCATCCTTGTCCTCAGAACTGGGAGTTCTTTGGCGGAAGCTGCTACTTCTTCTCCTGGACCCAGAGTGACTGGAGATCTGCTGTCTCTGCCTGTCTGCTTACTGGGGCCCACCTAGTTATCATCAACAGTACTGAGGAGGAG AAATTCCTGAACTTTTGGTATGCCAGAAATAATAAACCCACCTGGATCGGCCtcagtgaccaccacagtgagggtTCCTGGCGGTGGGTGGATGACAGTCCTGTCCAGCTCAG CTTCTGGAAAAAAGGGGAGCCCAACAACCACGGAGATGAGGACTGTGTGGAACTGCACAACGATGGCTGGAATGATGGCAGATGTGTTACAGAAAACCCCTGGATCTGTGAGAAGCCCTCGGCTCCCTGCCCAGACCTCTGA